One Prolixibacteraceae bacterium DNA segment encodes these proteins:
- a CDS encoding ABC transporter permease, translated as MKKNILQLISISWRNIWRNKVRSAVVISAMAIGMFAAIFASSLATGLIVDKVKEGIEVETSYIQVHAPKFREDLDLHLSMPWSEKRQQEIMDIPGVDAVSPRYKMSAMASTTEAGRGVEMLAVDPTLEKETSTVASMVTDGVWLDQSKRRNRIVIGKKLAEKLKVKLKSKVVLSFQDIHGDIVGAAFRVVGIYNTTDSRFEEQFVYVKNKDIQRIASLDKNKIQEIAIHISDGDQLDAIKSEVVKKFPNQEVMDWKEISPELGYSMEMSSFYMFIFVMIILFALGFGIVNTMMMVVLERVREFGILMAIGMQRAKVFWMVIFESVWLCLTGGVVGIILSMIAIGLTRDGIHVASTAEGFEAMGYSSVIRPYVEMHEILLTVLMVVVAGILAAIIPARKALKNNPCESIRTI; from the coding sequence ATGAAAAAAAATATATTACAATTGATCTCCATCTCGTGGAGAAATATATGGAGAAATAAGGTTCGTAGTGCTGTGGTTATCTCTGCGATGGCTATCGGTATGTTTGCTGCAATATTTGCCTCTTCGTTGGCTACTGGTTTGATTGTAGATAAGGTTAAGGAGGGAATTGAAGTGGAGACCTCTTATATACAAGTGCATGCACCTAAGTTTAGAGAAGATCTAGACCTTCATCTATCCATGCCTTGGAGTGAAAAGAGACAACAAGAGATCATGGATATCCCTGGTGTTGATGCCGTTTCACCTCGTTATAAAATGAGTGCGATGGCTTCTACTACTGAAGCAGGCCGTGGTGTGGAGATGTTGGCTGTAGATCCAACATTAGAAAAAGAGACTAGTACTGTAGCTTCGATGGTAACCGATGGCGTTTGGCTCGATCAAAGCAAACGTCGTAATAGAATTGTTATAGGAAAGAAGTTGGCTGAAAAACTAAAGGTAAAACTGAAGTCTAAAGTGGTGCTCTCGTTTCAAGATATTCATGGCGATATTGTAGGGGCAGCTTTCCGTGTGGTTGGAATTTATAATACCACAGACTCTCGTTTTGAAGAGCAGTTTGTATATGTCAAGAATAAGGATATCCAACGTATCGCTTCACTGGATAAAAATAAGATACAAGAGATTGCTATTCATATTAGTGATGGCGATCAGTTAGATGCCATCAAGAGCGAAGTAGTGAAGAAATTCCCAAATCAAGAGGTGATGGATTGGAAAGAGATATCTCCTGAACTTGGATACTCTATGGAGATGTCTTCATTCTATATGTTCATCTTTGTGATGATTATTCTCTTTGCTTTAGGTTTCGGTATTGTAAATACCATGATGATGGTGGTTCTTGAAAGAGTACGTGAGTTTGGTATACTAATGGCTATTGGTATGCAAAGAGCGAAGGTATTCTGGATGGTGATATTTGAGTCCGTATGGCTCTGTTTGACTGGAGGTGTTGTCGGGATTATCCTCTCTATGATTGCTATTGGTTTGACTCGAGATGGAATCCATGTAGCTTCTACAGCCGAAGGGTTTGAAGCGATGGGCTATAGCTCAGTGATACGACCTTATGTAGAAATGCATGAGATACTTTTAACCGTATTGATGGTCGTAGTTGCAGGTATATTGGCAGCCATTATCCCAGCAAGAAAAGCACTAAAAAATAATCCTTGTGAATCTATTCGTACTATTTAA
- a CDS encoding ABC transporter ATP-binding protein, protein MAVIETKDLYKIYHDGENEIRAVDGVNISINKGEFTAIVGPSGSGKTTLLNLLGGLDYATKGEVFVENSDLGTMTDKERIDFRLNNIGFVFQAYNLIPVLSAEENVGFVMELQGCPANERHDRAVALLKEVGLEGRENQRPSKLSGGQQQRVAVARALASKPAFVLADEPTANLDSHATASLLSTMEKLNEKEGITFVFSTHDPRVMKRARRIIEIEDGKIIHDYVKEPEA, encoded by the coding sequence ATGGCAGTAATTGAAACAAAAGATCTATATAAAATATATCATGACGGAGAGAACGAAATCCGTGCAGTCGATGGCGTGAATATCTCGATCAATAAAGGTGAGTTTACGGCAATTGTAGGCCCTTCAGGGTCAGGTAAAACAACCTTGCTTAATCTATTAGGAGGACTTGATTATGCCACCAAAGGAGAGGTCTTTGTAGAAAATAGTGACCTTGGAACAATGACCGACAAGGAGCGCATTGATTTTCGCTTAAATAATATTGGATTTGTTTTTCAGGCCTATAATCTAATCCCTGTGTTGAGTGCAGAGGAGAATGTTGGATTTGTAATGGAACTCCAGGGTTGTCCTGCTAATGAACGACATGATCGTGCGGTTGCATTGCTTAAAGAGGTTGGACTTGAGGGAAGAGAAAATCAAAGACCTAGTAAACTATCTGGTGGACAACAACAACGTGTTGCTGTTGCGAGAGCTTTGGCTTCTAAGCCAGCTTTTGTGTTGGCTGATGAGCCTACTGCCAACCTCGATTCTCATGCTACTGCTTCGTTGTTGTCAACAATGGAGAAGTTAAACGAAAAGGAGGGAATTACTTTTGTCTTCTCAACCCACGATCCTCGTGTAATGAAACGTGCTCGTCGTATTATTGAGATTGAAGATGGTAAGATCATCCATGACTATGTCAAAGAGCCAGAAGCGTAA
- a CDS encoding 4Fe-4S binding protein encodes MAYVISDECIACGTCIDECPVEAIAEGDIYKIDSDLCTDCGSCAEVCPVEAISAE; translated from the coding sequence ATGGCTTACGTTATTTCTGACGAATGTATTGCTTGTGGAACTTGTATTGATGAGTGTCCAGTAGAAGCTATTGCTGAGGGTGATATCTATAAAATTGATTCAGATCTATGTACTGACTGTGGTTCTTGTGCAGAGGTTTGTCCAGTTGAAGCTATCTCAGCTGAGTAA
- a CDS encoding TonB-dependent receptor: MISPNIKELILFMLCMFFVTTRGVGQNQTIQGKVLDKSNGESIIGAVVVLYPSKSGGVTNTEGYFSFITKEQDHKEIRVQCMGYDSKTIPFNQIKNGSIQVELSPSTQEIGEVKVTGAQRTMTLRNAQVSAHTISPKQIENLPSLAGEKDIIKAIQMLPGVSGGSEGSSSLIVRGGSPDQNLFLIDNVPVYNASHVLGLFSIFTPEAIRNVDFYKGGFSAEYGGRLSSVVDISMKEGNRDHITGDISIGTISSKGLIEGPINGGKGAFMFTGRRTYIDLLMQPFIKNYNNKNANSGTKEDTKFTSYFYDMTGKITYSIAPNTKAYFSIYKGTDQFGVNNKSTKSNEFGEEKSSLDMNINWGNLTSSLRLNQIHSSRWYSNLTVYSSMYEYLTKMSSEEDINTTIENNKIEYKSNFKNNYTSKVTDWGLKYDSRLLLSASNKIKWGMSGVYHQFTPGKNVTTTTDESGTKSNIQGTLDTNTKEGAAFIEWETDPNYRWKLKMGLRYAIYQAKDKLFQYYEPRVAIRYLASDFVSLKASYSLMNQPIHLLSQNNFALGTSIWVPATVKIPPSNCQQFTVGALVQLSPSVSFSIEGWAKKMTNQIDFKYGVFESSEHWEDEVTRGDGRAYGMDVLLKKDMGKTTGWIAYTLSRNERNFAALNNGNWFPYRYDRTHDFSLVLQHKFSKNIEFGANYILSSGYPITIPTSYYTTTEGSVGLIVPKMNNKRMKLYHRLDCSISFHKDRKRGRRTWTFGAYNVYARKNPYNYTTSITKPTDGSPSTISITEYSLFSIIPSITYRFNFK; this comes from the coding sequence ATGATATCACCTAATATAAAAGAGCTAATCCTATTCATGCTATGCATGTTCTTTGTCACGACAAGAGGAGTTGGACAGAATCAGACAATTCAAGGAAAAGTATTGGATAAAAGCAATGGAGAGTCTATTATCGGAGCAGTGGTAGTTCTGTACCCTTCAAAAAGTGGAGGCGTTACCAATACCGAAGGATATTTCTCCTTTATTACAAAAGAACAGGACCACAAAGAGATAAGGGTACAATGTATGGGATATGACTCAAAAACAATTCCATTCAATCAAATAAAAAATGGTTCGATTCAAGTGGAATTATCCCCCTCCACACAAGAAATTGGAGAGGTGAAAGTAACAGGAGCCCAGCGAACAATGACTCTTCGGAATGCACAAGTAAGCGCCCATACCATCAGTCCCAAACAGATCGAAAACCTGCCATCTCTTGCCGGAGAAAAAGATATTATTAAAGCAATACAGATGCTTCCTGGAGTAAGTGGTGGTAGCGAAGGAAGTAGCTCATTGATCGTAAGGGGAGGAAGCCCAGACCAAAACTTGTTCTTGATAGACAATGTTCCAGTCTATAATGCATCCCATGTACTTGGACTATTCTCTATCTTCACTCCAGAGGCAATAAGAAATGTGGACTTTTATAAAGGGGGATTCTCTGCAGAATACGGCGGGCGTCTATCCTCTGTAGTGGATATTTCGATGAAAGAGGGAAATAGAGACCATATCACAGGAGACATATCCATCGGCACCATCTCTAGTAAAGGATTAATTGAAGGGCCTATAAATGGAGGGAAAGGGGCATTTATGTTTACAGGAAGAAGGACCTATATTGATCTCTTGATGCAACCTTTTATTAAAAATTACAATAATAAAAATGCAAATTCAGGAACCAAAGAGGATACTAAATTCACCTCTTATTTCTACGATATGACAGGGAAGATTACTTATAGCATCGCTCCAAACACCAAAGCATATTTTAGTATATATAAAGGAACGGATCAGTTTGGTGTAAACAATAAGTCCACTAAAAGTAATGAGTTCGGGGAGGAGAAATCTTCACTTGACATGAATATTAATTGGGGAAATCTCACCTCTTCATTGCGACTGAACCAAATTCATTCATCTCGTTGGTATTCGAACCTAACGGTATACTCCTCTATGTATGAATATTTGACAAAAATGAGTTCAGAAGAGGATATTAATACAACAATAGAGAATAACAAGATCGAATATAAAAGCAACTTCAAAAACAATTATACTTCGAAGGTAACCGATTGGGGGTTGAAATACGACAGTAGGCTCCTTCTTTCAGCTTCAAACAAAATCAAATGGGGAATGTCTGGCGTATATCATCAATTTACTCCAGGGAAGAATGTTACCACCACTACAGATGAGAGTGGCACAAAGTCAAATATACAAGGGACATTGGATACCAATACCAAGGAGGGAGCAGCATTCATTGAGTGGGAAACAGACCCAAATTATCGTTGGAAACTTAAGATGGGATTACGTTATGCAATATACCAAGCAAAAGATAAATTGTTTCAATATTATGAACCAAGAGTGGCAATAAGATACCTGGCATCTGATTTTGTTTCACTGAAGGCATCCTACTCTCTGATGAATCAACCGATACATCTACTTTCACAAAATAACTTTGCATTGGGAACGAGCATATGGGTTCCTGCTACAGTTAAAATACCGCCTAGTAATTGCCAACAATTCACCGTTGGAGCTTTAGTTCAACTCTCTCCAAGTGTAAGCTTTTCGATAGAAGGTTGGGCCAAGAAGATGACCAATCAAATCGATTTTAAGTATGGAGTTTTCGAAAGCTCAGAACATTGGGAGGATGAAGTAACTAGAGGAGATGGTCGTGCCTATGGAATGGATGTACTTCTAAAAAAAGATATGGGAAAAACCACTGGATGGATTGCCTATACACTGAGTCGTAATGAACGCAACTTTGCAGCTCTAAACAATGGAAATTGGTTTCCATATCGTTACGATAGAACTCACGACTTCTCTTTGGTATTACAACATAAATTCTCTAAGAATATAGAATTTGGAGCAAACTATATTCTATCTTCAGGATATCCTATTACAATCCCAACGTCCTACTATACAACAACAGAAGGTTCCGTAGGATTGATTGTTCCTAAAATGAACAATAAAAGAATGAAGTTATACCATCGACTTGACTGCTCCATATCATTCCACAAAGATCGCAAAAGAGGACGACGAACATGGACATTTGGCGCATACAATGTTTACGCTAGAAAGAATCCATATAATTACACAACGTCAATTACAAAACCAACAGATGGAAGTCCATCCACTATCTCTATTACAGAATACTCTCTTTTTAGTATTATCCCAAGTATCACCTATAGATTTAATTTTAAATAG
- a CDS encoding DUF4249 domain-containing protein, with product MKDKANLIGILLILLLVGGCKKDVTNDYLQEIKPQLVVQCTFSSNSPWEVSIHLSKKLNDKTPPKTLDLKEVKIVDQDGIETPLTYNSDLQKYLSKATPKDENSYRLEITTLDNKVIEAEDFAPKAFVFKSFETSLESRVLLGANTIGDRYFKTSFLLEKDWEENCYVKIQVERTSSFPETVVITTDAIERLKAMGASSLFVSFIQSHASLEMPFTEIKEWFEQNPNNYGNVPTETLNLWKEKYDGTIKPYIYSLHEAIKVVYKQSEITQVAVNANDYYYSKNSSFNEILVGNYKDYNEKELSIYTPEQKNTSLQKEEVMKMKEDVIYEYKAHIIRMSEHSNRYIRDLTIQQNSNGSFSPIIPIQSNIKNGTGIFGGINSTTKTLYYSNTIEQENEEKE from the coding sequence ATGAAAGACAAAGCGAATCTGATAGGCATTCTATTAATCCTCCTACTTGTAGGAGGATGTAAGAAAGATGTCACTAATGATTACCTACAAGAGATCAAGCCACAGTTAGTGGTTCAATGTACCTTCTCTTCAAATTCTCCTTGGGAAGTGAGTATTCACCTCTCTAAAAAACTGAATGACAAGACACCCCCCAAAACGCTGGATTTAAAGGAGGTAAAGATAGTAGATCAAGATGGTATTGAGACACCTCTAACTTACAACAGTGACCTTCAGAAGTATCTATCGAAAGCGACTCCAAAAGATGAAAATTCATATCGACTTGAAATAACAACATTAGATAATAAAGTAATAGAAGCGGAAGATTTTGCCCCGAAAGCATTTGTCTTTAAAAGTTTTGAAACATCGTTAGAATCTAGAGTTCTTCTTGGAGCCAATACGATTGGTGACCGTTACTTTAAAACGAGTTTTTTACTAGAAAAAGATTGGGAAGAGAACTGTTATGTCAAAATCCAAGTAGAAAGAACAAGTTCTTTCCCTGAGACAGTAGTAATTACTACAGATGCTATCGAGAGACTAAAAGCGATGGGAGCTTCTTCTCTATTTGTATCTTTTATCCAAAGTCATGCATCATTAGAGATGCCATTCACAGAAATAAAAGAGTGGTTCGAACAAAATCCGAACAATTATGGCAATGTACCCACCGAAACATTAAACCTATGGAAAGAGAAGTATGACGGAACGATTAAACCATATATATACTCTTTACACGAGGCTATAAAGGTGGTTTATAAACAATCTGAAATAACCCAAGTAGCTGTAAACGCAAATGACTACTATTACTCTAAAAACAGTAGTTTCAACGAGATTTTGGTTGGGAACTATAAAGATTATAATGAAAAAGAGCTCTCTATATATACTCCCGAACAGAAGAATACTTCCCTCCAAAAAGAGGAGGTTATGAAGATGAAAGAGGATGTTATCTACGAGTATAAAGCTCATATCATACGTATGTCAGAACACAGTAATCGCTATATTAGAGACCTAACCATTCAACAAAATAGCAATGGGAGCTTCTCCCCTATCATTCCTATTCAATCCAACATAAAAAATGGGACAGGCATATTTGGTGGAATAAATAGCACAACCAAAACACTCTACTACTCGAATACGATTGAACAAGAAAACGAAGAAAAAGAATAG
- a CDS encoding DUF2752 domain-containing protein, whose product MGILLLIAAVSLYFYIDPQRSNMFPKCTFLQLTGLQCPGCGSQRAIHQLLHGNIMEACRYNTFVIIAIPYILLGWFVEYQSIKHGKCNRIRNILYGRSAIYISAITITLFFLIRNNII is encoded by the coding sequence ATGGGGATACTGCTACTCATTGCAGCAGTATCTCTATATTTTTATATAGATCCTCAACGCTCAAATATGTTTCCAAAGTGCACCTTTTTGCAACTTACGGGACTACAATGTCCTGGTTGTGGATCACAAAGAGCAATACACCAACTATTGCATGGAAATATAATGGAAGCATGCCGATATAACACCTTCGTAATTATTGCCATTCCCTATATTCTATTAGGTTGGTTTGTAGAGTATCAATCTATTAAACATGGTAAATGCAACCGTATCCGAAATATATTATACGGTAGAAGTGCGATCTATATTAGTGCTATTACCATCACGTTGTTTTTTCTTATTAGAAATAATATAATATAG
- a CDS encoding CD225/dispanin family protein, whose amino-acid sequence MNTYFIIIDGEKVGPIAYDQLIASGLSHDTLVHHSELDDWTLARELPELQELLQELPPQMPKEAKSDETQKREVPRKPKTFLVESILVTICCCQPLAIVAIVYASSIESLYNRGDYEKANKYSKLAKTIIIVGMLISLLYIIYNVTSNYDEFVAAYKQGFEEATKAR is encoded by the coding sequence ATGAATACATACTTTATCATCATCGACGGAGAAAAAGTAGGTCCTATAGCGTATGACCAACTTATAGCGAGTGGATTATCTCACGACACACTAGTTCACCATAGCGAATTAGATGATTGGACACTTGCAAGAGAGCTACCTGAGCTTCAGGAACTGCTTCAAGAGCTTCCACCCCAGATGCCCAAAGAGGCAAAGAGCGATGAGACACAGAAGAGAGAAGTCCCTCGCAAACCAAAGACATTCTTGGTGGAGTCTATCCTAGTCACCATATGTTGTTGTCAGCCTTTGGCGATTGTGGCGATTGTTTATGCTTCAAGCATTGAATCATTGTACAATCGTGGAGATTATGAAAAAGCAAACAAATACTCTAAATTGGCTAAAACAATAATTATTGTTGGAATGTTGATATCGCTTCTATATATTATTTATAATGTAACTTCAAATTATGATGAATTTGTAGCTGCATATAAACAAGGGTTTGAAGAGGCTACAAAAGCACGTTAA
- a CDS encoding CD225/dispanin family protein: MKSYFIIVNGEKKGPLQLEELVKNGLQSDTLVYHKGLSNWTLANEVPELQSLLGDLPPPFSSTTQKSSDRSKNIDIENKPPKPKTWLVEAILSTICCCMITGIVSIVYSSKIDSLYYKGEYERAEQASQHAKTWFIVSICIGVILIILNFMLGFFTEIVKHL; the protein is encoded by the coding sequence ATGAAATCGTATTTTATTATCGTTAATGGAGAAAAAAAAGGCCCATTACAACTAGAAGAACTAGTGAAAAATGGACTTCAATCCGACACTTTAGTTTATCATAAAGGATTAAGCAATTGGACTCTAGCAAACGAAGTTCCTGAGCTTCAATCATTACTAGGAGATTTGCCTCCACCATTCTCATCAACAACCCAGAAGTCATCGGATAGATCTAAAAATATAGACATTGAAAATAAACCACCCAAGCCAAAGACATGGCTTGTTGAAGCGATTCTATCTACGATATGTTGCTGTATGATTACTGGAATTGTCAGCATCGTGTACTCTAGCAAAATTGACTCACTGTATTACAAGGGGGAATATGAAAGAGCAGAACAAGCATCCCAACATGCTAAAACATGGTTTATCGTCTCTATCTGTATAGGAGTTATTCTTATAATTCTAAATTTTATGCTTGGATTTTTTACTGAAATTGTGAAACATCTATAA
- a CDS encoding CD225/dispanin family protein, protein MKKFFILKQGERQGPFTIDELMSQEIKRDTLVFCTDMSDWTRADEVDLLKELISELPPEMPKTSPSKEEKLPPPMPKTWLIESIISTIFLCLPLGIIGIVFSNKVENYYYHKRYDEAAKASQNAKILFLISFIPLVILIAIFACGFFSVFLLALQGEL, encoded by the coding sequence ATGAAGAAATTCTTTATTTTGAAACAAGGGGAAAGACAAGGACCTTTTACCATCGACGAACTTATGTCGCAAGAGATAAAAAGAGACACTTTAGTTTTTTGTACAGACATGTCTGATTGGACAAGAGCAGATGAAGTAGATTTGCTTAAAGAACTCATTTCAGAATTACCACCAGAAATGCCTAAAACATCTCCTTCTAAGGAAGAGAAATTGCCACCACCTATGCCTAAAACTTGGTTGATTGAATCGATAATATCCACCATCTTTTTATGTCTTCCTTTAGGTATAATCGGCATTGTTTTTTCAAATAAAGTAGAGAACTACTACTACCACAAACGTTACGATGAAGCAGCCAAAGCATCCCAAAATGCGAAGATATTATTCTTAATATCGTTTATTCCTCTTGTTATACTCATCGCAATATTTGCATGCGGGTTTTTTAGCGTTTTTTTATTGGCATTACAAGGTGAGTTATAA
- a CDS encoding NAD(P)H-dependent oxidoreductase, whose protein sequence is MSLIEDLEWRYATKSFNTTKSVSKDDLDKLIHAVQLTPTSLGLQTFHLHVIESHELKQELFLASFNQQQVVQASHVMVISYYPQVVEKQVDEIIAIKSKLENIPVSTLVPFKEFVMGYINRMEPQDMDIWSAKQTYIAMGVLLSACAELHIDACPMEGFDKNAYDNILNLTEKGLKSSLVIPIGYRDSEDKYQFMKKVRRDISDLTTFL, encoded by the coding sequence ATGAGCTTAATCGAAGATTTAGAGTGGAGATATGCCACCAAGTCATTTAATACGACAAAAAGTGTCTCAAAAGACGATCTAGATAAATTGATCCATGCTGTTCAATTGACCCCGACATCTCTAGGTCTTCAAACATTTCACCTTCATGTTATTGAGAGTCATGAGTTGAAACAAGAGCTATTTCTTGCAAGTTTTAATCAACAGCAGGTTGTCCAAGCTTCTCATGTTATGGTGATAAGTTACTATCCTCAAGTGGTAGAAAAACAGGTGGATGAGATTATTGCGATAAAATCAAAGCTGGAGAATATTCCTGTATCTACCCTTGTGCCATTTAAGGAGTTTGTAATGGGATATATCAATCGTATGGAGCCACAAGATATGGATATATGGAGTGCTAAGCAAACATACATTGCTATGGGAGTATTGTTGTCTGCATGTGCCGAACTTCATATTGATGCTTGTCCAATGGAAGGGTTTGATAAAAATGCATACGATAACATTTTGAATCTAACAGAGAAAGGATTGAAGAGTTCTCTTGTAATACCTATCGGCTATCGCGATTCGGAAGATAAATATCAATTTATGAAGAAGGTGAGAAGAGATATTTCTGATCTTACTACCTTTCTTTAA
- a CDS encoding DUF2293 domain-containing protein: MQIEVTKQSDGKYIDSENRIIEIPSGWTFLPAGDAGITRNVTKQAQYIRWKKKKGKRWISQGLWAPSEIVEVAQQKMLQLRNSNNYALQKEKRLQRRDHQHSLFCGELKVEIIKILSFHKRYAALQERAAEAITKHTAPIGSGTAARSSSLNTSQKAQRAINGWIRHHLTNYDNTPVARIKGERTKLRKRMIEEGEKVLNIYREGKDAPNPCPIEMALKK; the protein is encoded by the coding sequence ATGCAAATAGAGGTAACCAAACAATCGGATGGGAAATACATAGATTCTGAGAACCGAATCATAGAGATTCCTAGCGGATGGACATTCCTTCCTGCAGGAGATGCAGGCATTACACGGAATGTCACCAAACAAGCTCAATATATACGGTGGAAGAAGAAAAAAGGCAAAAGATGGATATCGCAAGGTTTATGGGCTCCTTCAGAAATAGTGGAAGTGGCACAACAGAAGATGCTGCAATTAAGAAATAGTAACAATTATGCATTACAAAAAGAGAAAAGATTACAAAGAAGAGATCATCAACATAGTCTTTTTTGTGGGGAGCTAAAGGTAGAGATTATCAAAATACTCTCCTTTCATAAAAGGTATGCAGCATTACAAGAACGAGCAGCTGAGGCAATCACAAAACATACGGCCCCTATTGGTAGTGGAACTGCAGCAAGATCTTCTAGCCTCAATACCAGTCAAAAAGCACAACGTGCAATCAATGGATGGATACGTCACCATTTGACCAACTACGACAATACACCTGTTGCACGAATAAAAGGAGAGAGAACTAAACTTCGAAAAAGGATGATCGAAGAGGGAGAGAAAGTATTAAATATATATCGCGAAGGAAAGGATGCTCCCAACCCCTGCCCTATTGAAATGGCACTAAAGAAGTAA